Within the Thermostichus lividus PCC 6715 genome, the region TCCCCTCTCTTTCAAGGAGGGGAGAAGTCAAGCCGAGCCACCCCTATAGCGTCCTGACCCTCCCATCAGTTATCTTATTAAAACTCTGCCCCCCCCACAGAACAATGCAGCTCAGGGAATGGACTACAGCCGGCCTGAAATCAACCACGTGCGCTTAGACGATCTTGCGGCTCACGATTGGTATCGCTTTGTCCTGTCTTTTCCGCCTCACTTAGTGCAAGATTATTTAGCCAAGTTTCAAATTAACTCGCAACAGCAAGTGCTTGATCCGTTTTGTGGAACAGGCACGACAGTCGTGGAGTGTAAGAAACTAGGTATTCCTAGTGTTGGGATTGAAGCAAACCCGATGGCATGGTTTGCCGGAACAACCAAGCGGGATTGGACGCCGGATCCTCATACCTTACTGGAGATAGCCCTCGAAATTGCTACCCGAGCGCAAGCCGCTATATCAATTCACGGTGAACCTCTGAGAACCCTACCGGAGGAGAGTTATAGGCTGCTTTTGAAAAACTCTATTAGCCCACTCCCGCTCCATAAGACCCTTATTTTGTTGGAGGCTATTGAAGGCTATCCTGAGCAGAGCTATTCCTGCCATCTTAAGTTAGCTTTGGCTAAAGCGCTAGTGACATCAATTAGTAATCTGCGGTTTGGACCAGAGGTTGGTGTAGGTAAACAAAAGGAGGATGCACCAGTGGTCGAAGCTTGGCTTGAGGAGGTCAGCAGGATAGCAAACGATTTGCCTCAACTGGCACCCTTAATGTCTGTTCCCAGTAAAATCTATCGTGCGGATTCTCGGCAAATTTTACCAGCCTTGTCACCCAAGTCTATCGATGCAGTGATTACCTCACCGCCCTATCCTAATGAAAAGGACTATACGAGAACGACTCGATTAGAATCGGTTCTCCTAGGATTTATCAAGAACAAAGCTGATTTACGTGCACTTAAGCAAAATCTCATCCGATCTAATACACGCAATATCTATAAACTTGATGCAGACGATCGCTGGGTGAATAAACATACAGGCATACAGGCGATCGCTAAGGAAATTGAAGATCGGCGAATTGAATTAGGAAAAACCAGCGGTTTTGAACGGTTATATCACCGTGCAGTTAAGTTGTACTTTGGCGGCATGGCTAAGCATCTTGCTGATTTACGCTATGTGTTACGGCCAGGGGCGCATCTTGCCTACGTTGTTGGCGATCAGAGATCCTATTTGCGGGTGATGATTCGCACCGGTCATCTCTTAGCAGAGATTGCCAGTGGATTGGGCTATGAGGTCTGTGGCATTGATCTTTTCCGTACTCGTGCGGCAACCATTACCAAAGAGCACGTTAGAGAAGAGGTGGTTATGCTGCGTTGGCCCGGAGAGCTGCCAAATTATCCCTATCCTTTTAGTGATCAAGCCTTATGAATCACTGCTGCTTTGGTATTCAAGGGGATGTAGCAGCCACAGTGCCGTGTAGGTGGTATCGTTTTCGGCAGGCTGAATCAGGAAAAAGTGTAAGCCTTGAGTGCGGGCGAGGCGATCGCGAAAGAGATCACCCGCAGCAGCAATCTCTGGATTGCTAAAGGTTAAAAAGACCCAGCGATCGCGCAGGCCACTGTGGAGGATCACGCCACAGGGTTCACCCCGAATGAATTCCAGCCGATAGGGCGACTGCTCTTGAAACCAGCGGGCAAGTTTCAACGACTTACGGCCAGCATAAAGAATAATCCCCGGAATGGCACAATCACTCGCAAGGCCGAGGTTTTCAGGCAGCATATCCATCTCAAAGGACAAAATTCGCAGCGGATACTGCATCAGTTGACTCAGTTGGTCGGGGCTAATGGCGGCAAACTGCCAGTAGTCACCCCAAATGTCATCGGGTAGGGGCAGTGGCGGTGGCTGGTCGATCGCCAGTGGATCGTAGGCGGCGCCAGTGTAGGTTTCAAGGCTAGGATATGCCGCTGCCCGTTGCAAGAGAAATTGCTTGAGTGTCAACGTCCGCCGTGTTGCCTCTAGGGGTAGATTTAAGCGTTGACAGGCAACTTCAATTAAACCTAGACTTTGCGGACGAAACACTTGAACGCGATCGGGCAAGGGCTGACCACAATTACGAAAGGCTTGAGTGAGCCATACTGAAGTTGCCAAAGGCTCTGGGCAAAATTCCGTGTAGTAAAACTGCTGCTGTGGGTCACAAATTACAAGCTCCCACAAAGGAATTCCTGTAGGAGTTTGCAGGGGGCGGCGATAAAAATCAACTTGCCAGTAGGACATTTTTCTGGGGATAAGCAGCAATATTTTATTAATAAATATGGAGTTCTTAGGATATGCAAAAGCATAAAAAATGAGGTGTCAGTTTTGATACCTGCACCTCAAATATTTCAACTATAGAGTTAACTACACTGGGGTAAAAAGACCCTACAGTTGCGGCACAAATCGTTCCTTATCAGGTACAACAGTATATTCAGCAACAATTTGCCGGAACTCTTCTCCGTCAATGGTTTCTTTTTCTATCAATAGGTCCACTAAGCGATCAATGACTACACGATGTTCACGGATCAGCTTAATGGCTAACTCATAGCTGTGCTGCACCAGTTCGCGGACTTGGGCATCAATGCGGGCGGCAATTTCTTCGGAGTACTCTGAGCGAGAGACCAGATCGCGCCCTAGAAAGACTTCGCCATTTTGGCTTTCCAACGAGAGCGGCCCAAGGTCAGACATGCCAAAGCGGGTGACCATCTGCCGTGCCATAGCAGTCACCTGTTGCAGATCATTGCTAGCCCCTGTGGTGACTTCTGCATCGCCAAAGACGACGTATTCAGCGGCACGTCCCCCTAGGGCACCGGCCATCCGTGCCATGAGTTGCGATCGCGAGATCAGGCCTGAATCTTCTGAGGGCATGAACCACGTCAGGCCACGAGCCTGGCCCCGAGGTACAAGGGTGACCTTTTGAACAGGGTCGTGATCCTTGAGCAGCGTACCGACAATGGCATGCCCTACTTCGTGGTAGGCAATCAAGCGCTTACTTTTGCCGTCAATGAGGGGGGTGCCTTCCATACCGGCTACAACCCGATCCACGGCATCATCAATTTCCAGCATGGTGATGGCGGGTTTGCGACGACGGGCTGTGAGGATTGCTGCTTCGTTGAGCAGGTTGGCTAAGTCAGCACCCGTGAAGCCAGGGGTGCGGCGAGCAATAGCCTCTAGGGAGACTTCAGGGGCGAGTTTCTTGTTACGGGCATGAACATTTAAAATCGACAGCCGGCCTTTAATGTCGGGGGCATCTACAATCAC harbors:
- a CDS encoding DNA methyltransferase; its protein translation is MDYSRPEINHVRLDDLAAHDWYRFVLSFPPHLVQDYLAKFQINSQQQVLDPFCGTGTTVVECKKLGIPSVGIEANPMAWFAGTTKRDWTPDPHTLLEIALEIATRAQAAISIHGEPLRTLPEESYRLLLKNSISPLPLHKTLILLEAIEGYPEQSYSCHLKLALAKALVTSISNLRFGPEVGVGKQKEDAPVVEAWLEEVSRIANDLPQLAPLMSVPSKIYRADSRQILPALSPKSIDAVITSPPYPNEKDYTRTTRLESVLLGFIKNKADLRALKQNLIRSNTRNIYKLDADDRWVNKHTGIQAIAKEIEDRRIELGKTSGFERLYHRAVKLYFGGMAKHLADLRYVLRPGAHLAYVVGDQRSYLRVMIRTGHLLAEIASGLGYEVCGIDLFRTRAATITKEHVREEVVMLRWPGELPNYPYPFSDQAL
- a CDS encoding Tab2 family RNA-binding protein; this encodes MSYWQVDFYRRPLQTPTGIPLWELVICDPQQQFYYTEFCPEPLATSVWLTQAFRNCGQPLPDRVQVFRPQSLGLIEVACQRLNLPLEATRRTLTLKQFLLQRAAAYPSLETYTGAAYDPLAIDQPPPLPLPDDIWGDYWQFAAISPDQLSQLMQYPLRILSFEMDMLPENLGLASDCAIPGIILYAGRKSLKLARWFQEQSPYRLEFIRGEPCGVILHSGLRDRWVFLTFSNPEIAAAGDLFRDRLARTQGLHFFLIQPAENDTTYTALWLLHPLEYQSSSDS